In the genome of Muntiacus reevesi chromosome 5, mMunRee1.1, whole genome shotgun sequence, one region contains:
- the CCDC89 gene encoding coiled-coil domain-containing protein 89 — protein sequence MPQEESDPRMDTPPSEEHLDKQTKKLEDQEEEMEFKELDGLREALANLRGLSEEDKSERAMLCSRIQEQSQLICILKRRSDEALERCQTLELLNSELEEKRLLEAEELKAKNQQAQKLEERFMTLAANHELMIRFKDEHKRQNAKLQEENKKLRLENDQLFSPALKAQEAKVVQLTARSEALAKELETLQCKYAQDVCQAQAREQELLELQNQQACAHTEETERLRSQLQSLQEQQQEALQQAAKAEQAHSQQNQELRARLQTVTREKEELLQLSMERGKVLQNKQAEIRRLEEKLEMADVARRHALERFEQEAVAVNSNLRVRELQRRVDGIQAAYDELRLQSEAFRKHSLDLLSKERELNAKLRHLFP from the coding sequence ATGCCTCAGGAAGAGTCTGATCCCAGGATGGACACCCCACCCTCTGAAGAACACTTAGATAAGCAAACCAAAAAACTGGAAGACCAGGAAGAAGAGATGGAGTTTAAGGAGCTGGATGGTCTGAGGGAAGCCTTGGCAAACCTCCGGGGGCTGTCCGAGGAGGACAAGAGTGAGCGGGCGATGCTGTGTTCCCGCATCCAGGAGCAGTCCCAGCTCATCTGCATCCTGAAGCGGAGGTCCGACGAGGCCCTGGAGCGCTGCCAGACCCTGGAACTGCTCAACAGCGAGCTGGAGGAGAAGAGGCTGCTGGAGGCCGAGGAGCTGAAGGCCAAGAACCAGCAGGCCCAGAAGCTGGAGGAACGCTTTATGACCCTGGCCGCCAACCACGAGTTGATGATCCGCTTCAAGGATGAACACAAAAGGCAGAACGCCAAGTTGCAAGAGGAGAACAAGAAGCTGAGGCTGGAGAATGACCAGCTCTTCAGCCCAGCGCTGAAGGCCCAGGAGGCCAAAGTGGTGCAGCTCACAGCCCGGAGCGAGGCCCTCGCCAAGGAGCTGGAGACCCTGCAATGCAAGTACGCCCAGGATGTCTGCCAGGCCCAGGCCCGAGAGCAAGAGCTGCTGGAGTTGCAGAACCAGCAGGCCTGCGCCCACACCGAGGAGACGGAGCGGCTGCGCTCGCAGCTGCAGAGCctccaggagcagcagcaggaggccCTGCAGCAGGCGGCCAAGGCCGAGCAGGCGCACAGCCAGCAGAACCAGGAGCTGCGGGCCCGGCTGCAGACCGTCACTCGGGAGAAAGAGGAGCTGCTGCAGCTGTCCATGGAGAGGGGCAAGGTGCTTCAGAACAAGCAAGCGGAGATCCGCCGGCTGGAGGAGAAGCTGGAGATGGCCGACGTGGCCAGGAGGCATGCGCTCGAGCGCTTTGAGCAAGAGGCCGTGGCCGTGAACAGCAACTTGCGAGTCCGGGAGCTTCAGCGCAGGGTGGATGGCATCCAGGCCGCCTATGATGAACTCAGGCTGCAGTCCGAAGCTTTCAGAAAGCACAGCCTAGATCTTTTAAGCAAGGAGAGAGAACTCAATGCCAAACTCCGCCATCTCTTTCCATAA